The Deltaproteobacteria bacterium DNA segment TCTCGTCGTCGATGCGTCCCAGCGGCATGGCGGCGATCCCCTGGGCCGCCACCTGAATTGCGCTGATGCCGCGTTCGGGGCAGATTCCAGCGTGGGCCTCCAGGCCGTGGACCTCGAACTCCAGGTGGTTCACCGCCGGCGCCTTGGTGATCAGGAACCCGATGGAGTCGCTGTCGAGCACGAGGCCGGTCTTCGCGCGCACGAGGCCGAGGTCCAGATGCTTGGCTCCCAGGAGCCCCACCTCCTCGCATATCGTGAACACGACGTCGATGTCGCCGTGGGCAACGCCGTCCTCGGCCAGGGCCTCGATCACCTCCAGGATGATGGCGATGCCACTCTTGTCGTCGCCGCCGAGAACGGTCCGTCCGTCGCTCCGGATAACGTCGCCCTCCACCACGGGCACCACGCCCTCTCCGGGCGCTACCGTGTCCATGTGCGCGGAAAGAAGCATGGGTTCCGCTCCGGCGGTGGCCCCATCGAAGTGGGCAACCAGATTCCCCACCTCGCCGCCCACCGCGGACCCCGCATCGTCCATGAATACCGTGGCCCCCAAGGACTCGAGGAGCTCCCGCAGGCGCGCCGCGATGGCGCCCTCCCGGCGCGACAGGCTATCGATCCGAACCAACTCCAGAACGCGTTCCGTGAGGCGCGTCTTGTCGATCAAGGAAAACTCCTCCAAACCGATTTCGCCTTGGGCGGCGTGGATGTATGCAGTGAACGGTCAGGCCACGCGCCCGCGCAATGTTGCGCGTGGGCTCGGGCGGCACGCAGTGTACTACAAAGCACGCGGGTAGGTCCATGTGGCGCAACAAATTTCGTTGCATTATTTTAATGAGTGAGTCATTTCAGATCAAGGATCCCTGGCTCAGCTCACTTTTTCGCAAGGAACATTCGCGAATCGTATAGCGAAAGAGGCGGTCGCGGCCGTCTGGGACGGCTCGCCAGTTGGATAGCTCGATGCCCTCTGGTATCATTCGCGCGGCCAGATGGCTCACCGAACCGACGAATCGCGGATGCCCAGGACCCGACATCTTGAGGAGGGTAACATGCAACACCCCGGAACCCGCGGCCGTGCGGACATTCGCTACCAACCCGATGAAAAACCACCCTTGATGTTGACGGCCGGCCTTGGCCTTCAGCTTGCGATTCTCTGCATCTCCGGGATCGTTCTGACCCCCGCCATCGTCATCCGGGCGGCGGGCGGGAGCGAAGGGTTTCTTTCCTGGGCGGTGTTCGCGGCCGTTGCCATAAGCGGCCTCACCACGGTGCTCCAGGCTGTGCGGCTTGGTCGCTTCGGCACCGGCCACGTGCTGCTGATGGGCACTTCAGGCGCGTTCATCGCGGTCTGTGTGACGGCGTTGGTTCAGGGGGGACCGGCGATGCTCGCCACCCTGGTCCTGGCCTCGTCTTTCTTTCAGTTCATCCTGTCTTCGCGGCTGGCGCTGCTTCGGCGCATCCTCACTCCGGCGGTAGCGGGGACCGTAATCATGCTGATCCCGGTCACGGTCATGCCCATCATCTTCGACATGCTCGACGACGTGCCGAAGGGGTTCCCCGTGTCCGCGGCGCCGCTGAGCGCCCTCGTGACCGTGGCGGGGATTCTTTGCATCGCGCTCAAGGCCACCGGATCGCTGCGTCTGTGGGCCCCGGTCATCGGCGTCGTCGTGGGCTCCGTCGTGGCCGGAGGGTTCGGCCTTTATGACACGGGTCTCGTGGCCAGTTCCGCGTGGGTGGGGCTTCCGCACGGGGACTGGCCGGGTCTGGATTTGGGTTTTGGCGCGACCTTTTGGGCGCTCCTGCCCGCGTTCGTGTTCGTGACCCTGGTAGGAGCCATCGAGACCATCGGTGACGGCGTGGCCATCCAGCGGGTCTCCTGGCGCGGCGCCCGGGCGGTGGATTTCAGGGTGGTGGAGGGTGCGGTGGCGGCCGACGGTGTCGGCAACCTGCTTTCAGGTCTCGCCGGAACGGTGCCGAACACGACCTACTCCACGAGCATTGCCGTGACCGAGTTGACGGGAGTCGGCTCACGCAACGTCGGCGTCGCCATCGGGATCATCTTCATGTTCCTGGCCTTTCTTCCCAAGGCGCTGGCGCTCATCCTGGCGATTCCGGCGCCCGTGGTGGCCGCCTATGCCACGGTGCTGCTGGCCCTGCTGTTCGTCGTTGGCATGAAGGTGGTGCTCCAGGAAGAGATCGACTACCGCACCGGCCTCATCGTCGGGGTTTCGTTCTGGGCCGGAGTCGGCTTCCAGAACGGGGTGATCTTCCCCGAGTACTTCGGCGGTTTCGCCAGCGGGCTGTTGCAGAACGGCATGACCGCGGGCGGGCTGGTGGCCATCCTCATGACCGTGTTCGTGGAGTTGACCGCGCCGCGCCCGAGCCGCATCGAGGTGGAATTCGGCGTGGAGGCGTTGCCGAAGATCCGCGAGTTTCTCGCAGGCTTCGCTTCACGCGGGGGTTGGAACAAGGCGACGGCGGATCGCCTCGACGCGGTGGCCGAGGAAACGCTGCTGACCCTTATGGGACAAGATGTGGCGGGCGAGGGTAGGCGGCGGCGCTTGCGCTTGACGGCGCGCAAGGAGAGCGGCGGCGCGCTCCTGGAATTCGTCGCCGCCGTGGAGACCGAGAACATCGAGGACAGCATGGCCCTGCTGGGAACCGGGCCGGTGGAGGCGCCGGATGAGCACGAGATATCTCTCCGGCTGTTGCGTCACCTCGCCTCCAGGGTGCACCATCAGCAGTATCACGGTACGGACATCGTGACCGTGCACGTCGACGCCGTGGAAACGGGCAACCCGCGATCGAACGATTCGTGACGGAAGAGGTGTGGAAAATGGTGGCGGTGGCTGGACTTGAACCAGCGACGCCGCGGATATGAGCCGCGTGCTCTGACCAACTGAGCTACACCGCCATGTGGGAAAAGAACGCTCGCGAGGGACTGACGCCCGAGGCCTCCATCATAGAACGCGCCCCGCGAACATGCAAGCCGGGACCCTCCGGGCCGCGCGTCACGTGCGCCTTGACTTGCAAAACTCCCGCGCCTTCACTATTAGACAGCGAAAGCAGCCGTTCTTTGTATGGATGGCTGCGTTGCCCCGAATCCGACACGACCTCCGCGATCCATGCCGGACGCACCGGTTCCTCCATGGACGATGAGCGTCGCGTCTTCCAAGGGAGGGTATCGTCATGCGGGGTTGGGTCACACATGCTTTCAAGGACATGCGCCTGGAGGAGTTGGCGGAACCGGAGGGGCGGCCGGGCTGGGCGCTGCTGAAGACCTTGGTGGTGCAGCCTTCGGTGACGGAAGTTCAGCTCTTCTACGGGGAGCGCTCCAACAGCTACGAAAAGGTCAAGAAGAAGCTGGCCAAAGGACCGGAGCCCCTGTTCGGGCACGAGTTCTGCGCCGAGGTCGTTGAGATCGACAAGGACAACGGGTATGGCCTGGCCGTGGGTGACCGGGTGGGCGCCACGCACACGGAGATCGGCACCATCGGGCGGGACTTTCCCGGGCTCTTCTCCGAGTACGCGGCGGTGCCGCTGGACGCGCTCGCCAAGATTCCCGAGGGTATCAGCGACTGGGAGGTGTCGGCGCTCCAGCCCCTGACCAGTTGCGTGCACAACATCCAGGTGCTCGGCGTGACCCTCGGGGACACGGTGCTGGTGCTGGGCCAGGGCGTCATGGGCCTCAACTCGGCCCAGGCGGCCAAGGCCGCGGGCGCGGACACGGTCATCGGCACCGACATGCGGCCGGAGGTCCTGGAGTTGGCCAAGGAGCTCGGAGTGGACGTCACCATCGACGCCTCCAAGGAGAACGTGGTGGAGGCGGTGATGGACCTGAGCGGCGGCAAGGGCATTCCCTTCGTCATCGAGGCGGCGAGCGGCAGCCCGCAGATGGGACTGTCCGGCGGCGCCACGGTGTCGGAGGCGGTGGCGTGCGTGGCGACCGGCGGCAAGGTGCTCAGCATTCCGCACTTCCACGAACCCGTGACCCTGGACTTCAACTACCTGCGCGCCAAGCGGGTGACCTACATGTTCCCGCCGGAGCTGGCCCATCCCGCGGAGATGACCCTGGCAGCGCGGCTCGTGGCGCAGAAGCGTATCAACATCGATCCCATGATCACCCACAAGCTGGAAGGCATCGAGAAGATGCCCGAGGCGCTGGAGATCACCGCCAACAAGTCCAAGTACGGCGCGCTGAATCCGGCGCAGGTGCGGTTCTCCTAGTCGGGACCCCGTGGTAGACTCGCGCTCGACGATTCCCGATATGAAATCGGACGCAATCAAGTAACCCTGAAGGAGGCAACCATGGACGCCAAGATCATTGACGCTGACGGGCACGTCAGGGACCGGGACGCGGACATCCGCGCCCATATGGAAGATCCCTGGAACAAGCGCGAGGGCTCGCTGCTGCCGTCGGACGAGTGGGATTCGAGCATGTTCGGCACCCTGGGCATGAACATCACCGACGTGCCCACGCGCCTCCGCGACATGGACACCGAGGGCATCGAGATGTCGGTGCTGTTTCCCACCGGAGCGTTCCACGTGAACCGCATGCCGGAGAAGGCCTACGCGGGAGCGTTTTCCCGCGCCTACAACAACTGGATCTCGAGCATGTGCAGCGAGGCGCCGGAGCGGCTCAAGGGCGTCGGCGTGGCGCCTTTCCAGGACGTGCCCGCCGCGGTGGCGGAGATCAACCGCGCAGTCACAAAGCTCGGCGTGGCCGGTATCACCGTGGGCACCTTCGGCATGAAGGACCACTTGGGACAGGAGCTCTTCTGGCCCATCTACGAAGAGCTCGAGCGGCTCAACGTGCCGCTGCTGATCCATAACTCGCGGTCGGGTCCGGCGGGGGACAACCGTTTCGACACCTTTTTGTTCAAACACACCATCGGCCGTCCCTTCGAGACCTTGCTCGACTGCGCCGCACTGATGTACGGCGGCGTGCCGGAGCGGTTCCCGAAGCTGCGCATCGCGTTCCTGGAGTGCGGTGTCGGCTGGGTGCCCTACTGGATGGACCGGATGGACGAAGAGTACGAGCACCGGCAGTCCGAAGCGCCGCTGCTCAAGGCCATGCCCAGCGAGTACATGAAAGCAGGGAACTGGTACTACGCGGCCGAGCCGGAGGAAGAAAGCCTGCCCTACGGCATCGAGCGCATCGGGGACAAGAACATCGTGTTCGCGTCCGACTATCCCCACTGGGATGGCATGTTCCCCAACGTGACCAAGACCATCAAGGAACGGACGGACATCTCCGAGGACTTCAAGGCCAAGTTCCTGGGCGACAACGCCAAGGCGCTTTACGGCTGGAACTAGCCGTCGGCGGGGGGCTCTTCACGTGCGACTGACAGCCAGGACCGGTTTCAGCATTCTGGTCCTTGTCTTCTTTTGCTACATGGTCTGGGGGGCTGCGGAGTGGCGCCTGCAGGCACGCCTCTTCCCCTGGGCCATCGGTATCCCCATGATATTCCTGGCGATTCTCAATCTCGTGCAGGAGTGGTGGGGACCGAAGGCAGGCGAGGAGGGGGAGGAAGGGAGCGCTCAGGCCACGCCTTCCGATTTCCAGTTCACGCAGGCCATGGACACGGGTGTGGCGGTGCGGCGCACCATTACGATCCTGTCTTGGATCACTGGGTTTATGGCCGGCATCTGGCTCGTCGGGTTCTCCATCACCGTCGCCTGCATGACCTTCGGTTATCTGAAGATTCAGTCAAAGGAAGGCTGGCCCATGTCGCTGATCCTTACGGCGTCGGCGTGGCTGGTCTATTACGTGCTGTTCGAACGCACACTGCTACTGCCGTTTCCCGAGGGCCAGGTCTTTCGCTGGCTGGGCTTCGAGTAGAGGGGCGCGCGCCGTGTGTCGTAATCGTTGGGCTCCAACCAGGGGAGGTAGGCAATGACGAAACGAGCGATTGGCCGAACATTGATCGTGCTGTTGCTGGCCGGGTTCTTCTTCATGAGCTTCTCGGGCCAAGCGACCGCCAAGGACTTCTACGAGGGCAAGGTTCTCCGCATCCTGGTGTGCTGCTCGCCGGGCGGGTTCTATGATCGTTGGGCCAGGCTGTTCGCGCGGCATCTGGGCAAGCACATCCCGGGCAAGCCCGACATCATCGTCCAGAACATGCCCGGGGCCGGCTCCCTCATCGCCGCCAACTATGTCTACAACATCGCCAAGCAGGACGGCACAGCCATCGTGATGCCGTTGGCGGGCCTTTACCTGGATCAGGTCGTGGGGCGCAAGGAGGTGCGCTTCGACATCGCGAAGTTCCAGTGGATCGGTACGCAGGAAGTGAGCCAGACCGTGCTCTTCTGTCGCAGCGACTCCAAATACACGAATATCGACGCGCTGATCAAGAACAAGAAGGAGCCGGCAAGAATCGGCAACACGGGCACCGCAGGCAACAGCTTTCTCATCGGCAAGGTCCTGGAACAGGGCGTGGGAGCGAACTTCAATTTCGTCATGGGTTACGCCGGCGGCAGCGAGGTCGATCTGGCGGTGGAGCGAGGCGAGGTCCTGTGCCGCGGCATGAGCAGCGCTCCGTTTTTCGGCCGGGAGCCGTTCCTGACCTGGCGCAAGAACAAGTTCGTTACGGAGATCGCACAGAGCGGGTCGGAGCGGGACCCGAGGATCAAGGACACGCCGACCCTCAGTGAGTTGATGGAGAAGCACAATGCCCCGGAACTGGTCCGGTCCATGTCCAAGGTGATCTTCGCCAGCGGCCAGTTCGGACGCCCCTTCGCCGTCGCGCCGGGCGTGCCGGCGGACCGTGTGAAGATATTGCGCGACGCCTACGCCGCGGCCTTGAACGACCCGGATTTGGCGGCCGAGGCGAAGAAGGGACGAATGGTGCCCTTCAAGCTGACGCGGGGCGAGGATCTGCAAGAGTTGGCCAAGAGCGTCGTAAGCCAGCCCAAGGAGGTGGTGGACGGCGTGAAGGCGCTGCTTGGGAGGTAGTCGTTAGGCCATGATGTTCGACGCCTTCATATCGGGACTGATTCACGTCCTTTCGTGGCCGGCCTTCGGGTTCCTGCTGCTGGGTGCGTTCGTGGGTTTCGTCGTGGGAATTCTTCCCGGCCTGGGTGGCTTGGCCACCCTGGCGCTGATGTTGCCCTTCGCCTACAAGATTCAGGAGCCGATTTCGGCCTTTGCCTTTCTCCTGGGGATGCATGCCATCACCGGCACCACCGGTGACCTCACCTCGATTCTCTTCGGCATCCCGGGGGAGGGCACGGCCGCGGCCACGATCATGGACGGGTACCCGATGACCAAGAACGGTGAGGCCGGCCGGGCCATGGGCGCCGCGCTCATGAGCTCACTGGTGGCCGGCCTCGAAGGCGCCCTCATCCTGGCCCTCGCGATTCCCATCATGCGCCCGCTAGTGCTTTTCTTCGGCTCTCCCGAGCTGTTCATGCTGGCGATTTTGGGAATCACGTTCATTGCTTCGCTGAGCGGATCGTCGCTCACCAAAGGCCTCCTGTGCGGAGGCATCGGTTTGATGCTGGCGTCCATCGGGGTCGATCCCCAGACCGGGACGTTGCGCTACACGTTGGGTACGCTCTATCTTTGGGATGGCCTGAGCCTGGGACCCGTGGTGGTCGGGCTCTTCGCCATCCCGGAGATCATCGATCTCGCGGTGCGCGGCACCAGCATCGCCCAGGCCAAGGTCGAGAAGATCACCGGAGTGATGGAAGGGGTCAAGGATACCTTCCGCCACTTCGGGCTGACCATGCGCTGCGGCTTCATCGGCGCGTTCATCGGGGCGTTGCCGGGCCTGGGCGGCGGCGTGTCGCAGTGGCTGGCTTACGGCCACGCGGTGCAGTCGTCCAAGGACAAGAGCCGCTTCGGCAAAGGCGCGGTGGAAGGGGTGCTGGGACCCGGCGCCGCCAACAACTCCCGCGAGGGTGGCAACCTCATTCCCACGGTGGCCTTCGGCATTCCCGGAAGCAGCGCCATGGCGATTCTCCTGGGCGCGTTCCTCATCGTCGGCCTCAATCCCGGCCCGGAGATGCTGACCAAGCACCTGGACGTGACCTTCGCCATGGTGTGGATCCTGGTGATAGCCAACATCATCACCGCGGGCGCGTGCTTCCTGTTCCTGAACCAGCTCGTGAAGCTCACGTTCGTGCGCGGACACCTGTTGATTCCGTTCCTGCTCATGTTCGTGTTCCTGGGCGCCTTCGCGGCTCACAACAACTTTAGCGATATCGTCGTCACGGTGATATTCGGACTCGTGGGATACGTGATGGTGCTGTTCCAGTGGCCGAGGCCGCCTTTCGTGCTAGGGCTGGTGCTGGGGACCATCGTCGAGAACAATCTGTTTATTTCCACGAGCGCCTACGGTGCCGGTTGGCTCGTACAGCCCACGGTCGTCGGCATCGCCCTCATGATCATCGGGACGCTGGTCTACTCGGCCATTCAGGCGTACAGGGGCCGTTCGCTGGAGGCAGATCTCGAGAAGAGGATGGGGGTCGGGAGCACGCACGAGTAGGCCCGGGTTGCGCCACGCCGAGGGCAACACACGGGCAGGGCGGTCTTCAAGGCCGCCGCTCCTGCGCGTTCCCCGCAAGACATGCTAGCCGTTGCCTTGGGACTGTTGGCGTCCCTAGCATTCGCCTGCACGGCCACGCTCGTTCAACGGGGTGTCCGCTACCTGGATCCCTTCAGCGGATTGCTGATCGACCTTTTCTGCAACGGGGCGTTGCTTTGGCTCTTCGTATTCGCCTTCCACGATGCGGCCGAACTCTGGGCCGGCGCCAACCTGATCTTCGTCGCCTCGGGACTCATCGTTCCGGGCCTGTTCCGCTTGGTGGCGTTCAAGGGCATCGAGCGGCTGGGAGCGTCGGTTGCCACCGCCGTCCTCAACGCTGCTCCGCTCTTTGCCGTGCTCCTGGCCATGCTGCTGCTCGACGAACAGCCCGGCCCGGCCAACCTGTTCGGCGCCGTGGCCGTCGTTTCCGGCCTCGTCTTTCTGTCGTGGAAGGGTGAGACCCGCTCCTGGCACCTCCGGGATCTACTGTTCCCGGTGTCCGGGGCCCTGTTCGCGGCGCTTCGCGACAACGTGGTCCGGTTGGGACTCCTTGCCGGTCCGGCGCCCATGGTCGGCGCCAGCATCACGGTGACCACCTCTTTCCTGACCATGTCCGCGGCGTATTTGCCGTTCCACGGCCTCACCCGGTTGAGGACCTGCGGGGGGCGCGCCATCGGCAGCTTCGTGCTGATAGGCTTCGTGCATTTTCTTGCCTATCTTCTGATGTTCTCGGCACTGGACATCGCGGCCGTTTCGGTGGTGTCGCCGCTGATTCACTGCTTCTCCCTCTTTACCCTGGCCCTTTCGCCGCTTATTCTGGGTGACTCGGACCCCGTCACGCGGCGCAAGGTCGGCGCCACGTCCATGGTCGTGTTGGGCGTGCTGCTGATCGCGTGGTCGCGCTGGTCCGCGTAAAGGCCGTCACCGTCATGTGGACACTACCGAACCTGTTGAGCCTGTTCCGTATTCTCTTGGTCCCGTTCCTGGCGTGGCTGCTCGCGTCCACCGATCCGTTGTCATGTGCGCTGGCGGCTCTCGTTTTCATTATCGCCTCGTTGACCGACATGCTGGACGGCTACCTGGCGCGCCGCAACAAGAGCGTGTCCGACTTCGGCAAGATCCTGGACCCCTTGGCGGACAAGCTGCTGGTGGTGACCGCGCTCATCATGCTGGTGGCCATCGATCGCCCCGGAGATGCGTATGTCCCGGTGTGGCTCGTGGTGATCATCGTCGCGCGGGAGGTGGCCGTGACCGTGCTGCGCGGCATTGCCTTGTCCGAGGGCATCATCATTCCGGCCGATACGGTGGGCAAGTACAAGCTCCTGGTCCAGACCTTCGCCCTGGTGGCCTTGATGATCCACTACCGTTATTTCGGGATCGACTTCTTCGTCGGCGGGATGTACTTCCTGGTGCTTTCCACCGTGTTGGCGCTGTGGTCGGGGGTCGAGTACCACGTCCGATTTCTTCGTTCCCTGCGTGTCGGTTCCCGGCTTTCCGGGTCCTCACGGCGGCAAGGACGCTGACGCCGATTGTCGCGAATAAGCCGGGCGCGCGACCGCGTGATGGGTCGGTTCATTTGACAAGCCTTTGGGGATAATGTAACAGTCCACCGAGGATGCGGGTGTAGCTCAGTTGGCTAGAGCGTATGCTTGCCAAGCATAAGGTCGCCGGTTCGACCCCGGTCACCCGCTCCAAACTCCGCAGAAGTTCCAAGACCCCGCCTTCTCCAGCACCGGAACGGCCGTGGCACGAGAGCTTACGTTTGTTACCTCCAACCGTCACAAGTTCGCCGAGGTACACGCCATACTTGCCGACCGCGGCATTTCTGTCGCGATGAGGTCCATGGAACTGCGGGAGGTTCAGGCGGACACGCTCGAAGAGATCGCCACGGAGAAGGTTCGGGAGGCGTCCGTGGCGGTCGACGGTCCGGTTATCGTGGAGGACACCGGCCTGTTTATCGACGTCCTGCGTGGTTTTCCCGGGCCGTACTCGGCCTACGTGTTTCGCACCCTGGGCAATCAGGGCATCCTGCGACTGCTTGAGGAAACGGCGGATCGACGCGCGACCTTCAAGTCGGTGTTCGCCTATGGCGATCCCGACGGTTCGGTGGAGTGCTTCGGCGCGGGGGCACCGGGGACCATCGCTTTGACGTGTCGCGGAGAGGGATGGGGCTATGATCCGATCTTCACGCCCGACAATGCTTCGGGGAGGACCTACGGCGAACTGGGTGATGACAAGAACCGCCTTTCTCACCGTCGTGCGGCTCTGGATAAGCTCGCGGGTTGGGTACAAGCCGGCGGCCGTTGATGTCCGATTCGACGGTGCCTCCGTATCGAGCGCCGGTCCGAAGCTGCCTGATCTCGATGCGAGGACGTCACGGCATCGACTCATGACAACGTCCGTCGCGCCATGACTTACATTCCAAACAGGCATCTTTTCTTTTGGCAACCGGGTCGCCGCGACCCGAATCGTGCGGGAGTGTTTCGATGATCCAATTTGAAGCCGTCAGTATTGGCGACTTGATCTGCGCCGGAATCACCCTGATCGTGGGCAGTGTCTTGTGCGGGCTCGTATGGCGGGGTTTGCGCGAGATAGAAGTCCTCGCCATCGAACGCAGCGAACTCGTGGATGCTCAGAGCAAGGCCCTCTTGCAGATGGCCCGAGGCATCAAGGAAATCCTGGACCGATCCGACAACACGGAAACACACTAGGGTTCAGAACGAATGACAGGGCACCGCGATTAGCAGACCGCGGTGTCCGGCCCGTCAGCCCGCGACTACACCAAACCGTTCCCCGCACCGTCTCCAGGTCACTTCTTCGGGAAGTGAATACCGTTCTGTTTCCGGACAATTTCGCGTGGCAGCGCGTCCCGTGACTTCACGTGACGGTACGGCAGTGGTCTTGCAGCACCCGTGCCACGCAGCCCGTGAGGTTTACGGCCGTGTCGATGTGCAGGAACTCGTTGGGTCCGTGAGCGTTGGACCTGGGTCCCAACACCCCGGTAATCATGAACTGGGCCTTCGGAAACTTCTCGGCCAGCATGCCCATGAACGGGATGGTGCCGCCTTCGCCCATGGCGCAAGCCTCTTTCCCGAAGCACTCCCGAGATGCCCGCGCCATGGACGCTTCGAGCCATGGCTCGAACGCTGGTGCGTTCCAGCCTCCGGCACCCATTCCCGGTTCGAAGGTTACCCTGGCCCCGTAGGGCGGATCCTGGGTCAACGCGTCCTTGAGACAGGCAGCCGCGGTGGCGGGATCGGCGGTGGGCGGCAGGCGCAAGGAAAGCTTGACGCTGGTTTCCGGCCTCAGGACGTTGCCGGCCTGCTCAAGCCCGGGCAACCCCGCGGCACCGATGACTTCGAGCTGCGGCCGCCAGGAGCGGTTCAACAGCAGTTCCGTGGCATCGCCGTCCACGGGTGCGGTTCCGGGCTGAAAGGGATACTCTCCATGCACCGCCCCGCCCAGCACGCCCGCCGCGGCCTTGGCCTGCTCGAGCCGGTCGGGCGGGATGTCCACGTGAAGGCCGGGCGGCAGGATCCGTCCGGTGCTTTCGTCCTCCAGGCGGCTCAGCAGGCGCCGGAGGATGCGAAGGCTCGACGGCACGATGCCGCTGGCCGCGCCGGAATGAACCCCTTCGGTCAGTGTCGATACCGAGAGCGTGGCGTTGATCACGCCGCGCAACGACGTGGTGACCCACAAGCGTTCGTAATCGCCGCAGCCGGAGTCCAGGCAGACGACGAGTTCCGGCGTGCCGATCCGGTCCGCCAGCGCGTCCACGTAGTGGGGGAGGTCGAAGCTGCCGCTCTCTTCGCACGCCTCGATGAGGATGACGCAGCGCGCGCAGGGAAGGAGTCGAGCTGCAGCGCCTTGATGGCCGTCAGCGCGGCGAACATCCCGTAGCCGTCGTCCGCTCCGCCGCGGCCGTAGAGCTTGCCGTCCTCCAGGACCGGTGTCCACGGCCCCAGCCCCGGCCGCCATCCCTCCACGGGAGGCTGCTTGTCGAGGTGGCCGTAGAGCAGCACCGTGCCTCGCCCTGAACCGGGTATTTCCATGCACAGCAGCGGCGTCCGGCCCTCGGCCCGGGCGACCTGGAGTCCCATGCCCG contains these protein-coding regions:
- a CDS encoding M20/M25/M40 family metallo-hydrolase, whose protein sequence is MIDKTRLTERVLELVRIDSLSRREGAIAARLRELLESLGATVFMDDAGSAVGGEVGNLVAHFDGATAGAEPMLLSAHMDTVAPGEGVVPVVEGDVIRSDGRTVLGGDDKSGIAIILEVIEALAEDGVAHGDIDVVFTICEEVGLLGAKHLDLGLVRAKTGLVLDSDSIGFLITKAPAVNHLEFEVHGLEAHAGICPERGISAIQVAAQGIAAMPLGRIDDETTANLGLVSGGTAVNIVPNRVVLTGEVRSHDEEKLERQTQTMQECLRQAAAGAAVELDGRVHEARVEARIVREYDRMDVPHDTAIVRRVHEAARNLGFAVDTVAKGGGCDANVLNKRGLQVANLASGMRDIHTVHEWLDVNDLVSAARIIHEVLRLEGDHAR
- a CDS encoding tripartite tricarboxylate transporter permease is translated as MMFDAFISGLIHVLSWPAFGFLLLGAFVGFVVGILPGLGGLATLALMLPFAYKIQEPISAFAFLLGMHAITGTTGDLTSILFGIPGEGTAAATIMDGYPMTKNGEAGRAMGAALMSSLVAGLEGALILALAIPIMRPLVLFFGSPELFMLAILGITFIASLSGSSLTKGLLCGGIGLMLASIGVDPQTGTLRYTLGTLYLWDGLSLGPVVVGLFAIPEIIDLAVRGTSIAQAKVEKITGVMEGVKDTFRHFGLTMRCGFIGAFIGALPGLGGGVSQWLAYGHAVQSSKDKSRFGKGAVEGVLGPGAANNSREGGNLIPTVAFGIPGSSAMAILLGAFLIVGLNPGPEMLTKHLDVTFAMVWILVIANIITAGACFLFLNQLVKLTFVRGHLLIPFLLMFVFLGAFAAHNNFSDIVVTVIFGLVGYVMVLFQWPRPPFVLGLVLGTIVENNLFISTSAYGAGWLVQPTVVGIALMIIGTLVYSAIQAYRGRSLEADLEKRMGVGSTHE
- the rdgB gene encoding RdgB/HAM1 family non-canonical purine NTP pyrophosphatase, encoding MARELTFVTSNRHKFAEVHAILADRGISVAMRSMELREVQADTLEEIATEKVREASVAVDGPVIVEDTGLFIDVLRGFPGPYSAYVFRTLGNQGILRLLEETADRRATFKSVFAYGDPDGSVECFGAGAPGTIALTCRGEGWGYDPIFTPDNASGRTYGELGDDKNRLSHRRAALDKLAGWVQAGGR
- a CDS encoding DMT family transporter, with product MLAVALGLLASLAFACTATLVQRGVRYLDPFSGLLIDLFCNGALLWLFVFAFHDAAELWAGANLIFVASGLIVPGLFRLVAFKGIERLGASVATAVLNAAPLFAVLLAMLLLDEQPGPANLFGAVAVVSGLVFLSWKGETRSWHLRDLLFPVSGALFAALRDNVVRLGLLAGPAPMVGASITVTTSFLTMSAAYLPFHGLTRLRTCGGRAIGSFVLIGFVHFLAYLLMFSALDIAAVSVVSPLIHCFSLFTLALSPLILGDSDPVTRRKVGATSMVVLGVLLIAWSRWSA
- a CDS encoding zinc-binding dehydrogenase produces the protein MRGWVTHAFKDMRLEELAEPEGRPGWALLKTLVVQPSVTEVQLFYGERSNSYEKVKKKLAKGPEPLFGHEFCAEVVEIDKDNGYGLAVGDRVGATHTEIGTIGRDFPGLFSEYAAVPLDALAKIPEGISDWEVSALQPLTSCVHNIQVLGVTLGDTVLVLGQGVMGLNSAQAAKAAGADTVIGTDMRPEVLELAKELGVDVTIDASKENVVEAVMDLSGGKGIPFVIEAASGSPQMGLSGGATVSEAVACVATGGKVLSIPHFHEPVTLDFNYLRAKRVTYMFPPELAHPAEMTLAARLVAQKRINIDPMITHKLEGIEKMPEALEITANKSKYGALNPAQVRFS
- a CDS encoding tripartite tricarboxylate transporter substrate-binding protein, whose amino-acid sequence is MTKRAIGRTLIVLLLAGFFFMSFSGQATAKDFYEGKVLRILVCCSPGGFYDRWARLFARHLGKHIPGKPDIIVQNMPGAGSLIAANYVYNIAKQDGTAIVMPLAGLYLDQVVGRKEVRFDIAKFQWIGTQEVSQTVLFCRSDSKYTNIDALIKNKKEPARIGNTGTAGNSFLIGKVLEQGVGANFNFVMGYAGGSEVDLAVERGEVLCRGMSSAPFFGREPFLTWRKNKFVTEIAQSGSERDPRIKDTPTLSELMEKHNAPELVRSMSKVIFASGQFGRPFAVAPGVPADRVKILRDAYAAALNDPDLAAEAKKGRMVPFKLTRGEDLQELAKSVVSQPKEVVDGVKALLGR
- the pgsA gene encoding CDP-diacylglycerol--glycerol-3-phosphate 3-phosphatidyltransferase, yielding MWTLPNLLSLFRILLVPFLAWLLASTDPLSCALAALVFIIASLTDMLDGYLARRNKSVSDFGKILDPLADKLLVVTALIMLVAIDRPGDAYVPVWLVVIIVAREVAVTVLRGIALSEGIIIPADTVGKYKLLVQTFALVALMIHYRYFGIDFFVGGMYFLVLSTVLALWSGVEYHVRFLRSLRVGSRLSGSSRRQGR
- a CDS encoding tripartite tricarboxylate transporter TctB family protein — encoded protein: MRLTARTGFSILVLVFFCYMVWGAAEWRLQARLFPWAIGIPMIFLAILNLVQEWWGPKAGEEGEEGSAQATPSDFQFTQAMDTGVAVRRTITILSWITGFMAGIWLVGFSITVACMTFGYLKIQSKEGWPMSLILTASAWLVYYVLFERTLLLPFPEGQVFRWLGFE
- a CDS encoding amidohydrolase family protein; protein product: MDAKIIDADGHVRDRDADIRAHMEDPWNKREGSLLPSDEWDSSMFGTLGMNITDVPTRLRDMDTEGIEMSVLFPTGAFHVNRMPEKAYAGAFSRAYNNWISSMCSEAPERLKGVGVAPFQDVPAAVAEINRAVTKLGVAGITVGTFGMKDHLGQELFWPIYEELERLNVPLLIHNSRSGPAGDNRFDTFLFKHTIGRPFETLLDCAALMYGGVPERFPKLRIAFLECGVGWVPYWMDRMDEEYEHRQSEAPLLKAMPSEYMKAGNWYYAAEPEEESLPYGIERIGDKNIVFASDYPHWDGMFPNVTKTIKERTDISEDFKAKFLGDNAKALYGWN